The following are encoded together in the Lactuca sativa cultivar Salinas chromosome 1, Lsat_Salinas_v11, whole genome shotgun sequence genome:
- the LOC111881073 gene encoding V-type proton ATPase subunit D → MSGQTQRLNVVPTVTVLGVVKARLVGATRGHALLKKKSDALTVQFRAILKKIVTTKESMGTVMKASSFALTEAKYVAGENIKFTVIENVKTATLRVKSRTENIAGVKLPKFDYFTESETKNDLTGLARGGQQVQVCKTAYVKAIEVLVELASLQTSFLTLDEAIKTTNRRVNALESVVKPRLENTISYIKGELDELEREDFFRLKKIQAYKKREIENKMKAAAQFRELQAAEHLSLEQGISINAAHDMLTVAQKDEDIIF, encoded by the coding sequence ATGTCTGGCCAGACCCAGCGTTTGAATGTCGTTCCAACTGTCACTGTGCTTGGAGTTGTCAAAGCTCGTCTTGTAGGCGCAACCAGAGGCCACGCTCTTCTCAAGAAGAAAAGCGATGCTCTAACAGTTCAATTTCGAGCTATCCTTAAAAAAATCGTCACAACAAAAGAATCAATGGGAACTGTAATGAAAGCTTCCTCCTTTGCTTTAACTGAAGCCAAATACGTTGCAGGAGAAAACATCAAATTCACTGTTATTGAAAATGTCAAAACCGCAACTCTCAGAGTCAAATCACGCACAGAGAACATTGCAGGTGTAAAGCTTCCTAAATTCGACTACTTCACTGAATCAGAAACAAAAAACGACTTAACTGGTTTAGCAAGAGGTGGGCAACAAGTTCAAGTATGTAAAACTGCATATGTGAAAGCAATTGAGGTTCTTGTTGAACTTGCATCCCTTCAAACATCTTTCTTGACACTCGATGAAGCAATCAAGACTACAAACCGTAGGGTCAATGCTCTTGAGAGTGTGGTCAAACCAAGATTAGAGAACACCATAAGTTACATCAAAGGAGAGCTTGATGAATTGGAAAGGGAAGATTTCTTTAGGTTGAAAAAGATTCAAGCTTATAAAAAAAGGGAGATTGAAAATAAGATGAAAGCTGCTGCTCAGTTTCGGGAGTTACAAGCTGCTGAACATCTTTCTTTAGAACAAGGAATCTCCATTAATGCTGCTCATGACATGCTTACTGTTGCCCAGAAAGATGAAGACATTATCTTCTGA